The genomic interval tATCATCCCTAATGGCTTTAAAGAAAAAGGCTCTTTGTTACTGTAACCATGCagataaatatgacaaaatgctctgtagaaatgaaaaatatattggAAAGACAGTAATTTCCAAGAACTCAAAACTTAGTAAATCATGCATCATTACCAAACAGTGATTTCCTTCCTCACCTATTGCTACATGTGCAGTTAACACTGCCTGGTTCATGGTGAGAGCCCAGATGTGCAGGTTATGAACAGCTGTGACTCCCTTCACAGACAACAGCTGCTCTCGCACAACGTTGTAGTTCACTCCTGCTGGTGTACCTGATGgaaacaaaatattaaacacTTAAGGAAACCTGATGTATCTCAAAACAAGTTCCTTAATGACAGCCTCACCTTCCATCAGGACAACGAGGATGTCTCGCATGATGGTGAAGGTGGTGCAAAGAACCAGAAGTGAGAAGAGGAAGGTGCAGATGGGGTCGGCGATCTTATATTCAGGCTAGAACATTGAGAACAAGTCAGAAAAAAAGATCATCATTAGACCTGGTCGTCGTCTGTAGATGAGCTGATTTTAATTAGTTCCCCAAAAACGTTGCTAACAGCCTGATAACAAAAGAATGTGTAACTATCTAATAGTGTTGCTCACATGCTATTTGAAAGACAACGAGAATCAAGTCTATTTTATAGATGAGAGGCTgataatgtaggaaaaaagaACACCCCGGGGGAAAGGTTGCACCATGTGATCGGCAATAGGGACAACAGCAGTCCTGCTGCAAATAAATCTATCTTTGTGTTGCTCCACATCGCTGAAGGGAACGTTTGTTTGGAACAAAGCATGAGAGCAAAGGTGAAAATTAAGCCGGAAATATTTATTCTAATTCAATGATGCACTGGAAACAAGAGCACTTAAAGAGCACAAACCTACGCCAAGCACCAgatctcctctttgtcagataatGGCAGTTATCTGCATCAGCttatcctgatcatggtaccgtgatcattcacactttaaaggcttggaagaaatgtctatcctcattaataacaatacagaaaaatcacgATGAAATTCGCAATCCAAATCCGATTTAAATGATCCCACCTCCGTGGGGTAATTCAGGAAAGACAAAACTGACTGTAGGTTTTTGAAAAATCGGTGAATTACAAaccaaaatattaatttttgaaatttcaacaaTGATGAGGGATTTTAGATGTTTCAAACTGATTTTTAAATCAggatattgatctggatccaattaaaaaattaatggaaTATTCCATGGCGTAAagtctgtctttggttaaaatctCGTCAAAATTCAGTAAGTactttttgacataatcctgccaacaagacaaacaaataaacatatttatttatagtccactttttggagtaattttttgtgtatttttgttgtagttttatgtatttgtggagtaattttgtgtgtattttttgtgcatttttgttgtaagttttgcatatttttatatcattttatgtatttagagtcattatgtgcatttggttaaaatcttgtcaaaattcgctaacagacaaacaaacaaataaacaaatgccagtaaaagtaagtatttttcaattacacaaAACTTTGTAATTCTTTGGTTTTGTCGGTGATATTTACTTCAAATGATCcagtatttatattaattttaaGAAAATTGTCTTCTTTTCAGTTCTACTTTTGACTTAAGTACCTTTATTTCTGttctttggtttgttttcaaatttcatcatcaattttttttttaattttttaatttcaccacctttaaCCTAAATAATTAGAACAAAAAGCAATTTGGcgatttttgaaatattttcaggTTTAAAAGACATTAGTTAAATTTTTAACGTAACTGAACTTTGTATgctttttgtttagtttattaaatcaatCAAATCATTTTTGACTTGTATATATAGCACTTAACAtgcaaacaaatgcattttCACCAAACTGTAGCTGTAGATGTAGCCATAAATATGAATTTATTCCTAATACAGTGAATAAAACActagtgcacgttctgtgcaaatcCTTTTCCTCTCATCAGGTCCTTAGTTTGTGACTCATTAACATATTTCATAACCCCTCCTTGACCTTATTTGAACTGATAATCAGgtgggaaaaaaagagaagtcACCTTGAAGAAGATAATGATGGCGCTGACGAGCACGCTGAAGCTCTGCAGCAGATCTCCGACCACGTGCACAAACGCTGCTCTCACACTCGCATTGGCCTGAGCGGACCTCCCCTCTGACACACAACAAAGTTTACTGAATAAACTGCATTATTTCATAACAGGATCAAAGATTTGTCATGATGTGAAACAGCCAAATAATGTGCATTAGCGATGACTCACTGTGATTGGTGTGGTTTTGCTCCATGTCTGCGTATTCCTCGTTTGAGTGGTCGCTGATCGGGACGTGAATCTTCTCGTTCTTCGGACCATGACTGTGTCCGTGTGAGCTGAGCCCGCCGTGGCTGTGGCCGTGACCCGACTGATGAAGGGTGAACGCCATTCTACGAAGACGAGAAGGAAGTGTGAGGACTTTGGTTGACTGATTgatttaggcaaggcaaattcatttgtgtagcgcatttcatacacaaggcaacttaatatgctttacatgatcaaaaagtgcaacagaaaacatccaACAGCTTAAACATCAttttaagaacattaaaatcagcagcaaaaacttttcaaatcagcaacaaacacatcacatcaacaacaatatgtcaggttctgtttgttATTTAGCCCTTGGGGTCCTCTttaagttattctgtgtcttcgTTTATTCGGTTTGAGTCTGGTCAtttgtttaactcttgtctgtgtttcaggtattcctgcttgtggctccaccccccagtgacgtctgtgtgcttggttggtgactgtcatgttttcacccaggtgtggcccattcccaatcaggcctcctccactaggCAGGGTGAACGCTATGCATCCATCCTGCCTCCAtttctccttgcatttgggtccacatcTCCACTCAGCCGTGACACAACGAAACAGCCaacacactgtgaccaagcactcagctaaatagtggaggaggcctgattgggaatgggctcCACACTGCGGACTCCTGCTCCTCGGCCTcgccgcctcatgggaggccgccggaacTGTTTCGGGactcaggaacgctagcctgacagctaggggacTCAGGAACGCTAGCTTGACAGCTAAGACAAactggaacgctagcctgacagctagaaCAAACtgggacgctagcctgacagctaggacAAACtgggacgctagcctgacagctaggacAAACTGAGatgctagcctgacagctaggacAAACTGAgacgctagcctgacagctaggacAAActgggacgctagcctgagagctaggacaaacagggacgctagcctggcagataggagaaacagggacgctagcctggcaGCTAGGAGAaccagggacgctagcctgggagctaggagaaccAGGGACgttagcctgggagctaggagaaccagggacgctagcctgggagctaggacaaacagggacgctagcctggaagctaggggaaACAGGGacactagcctggaagctaggggaaACAGGGacactagcctggaagctaggggaaACAgagacgctagcctgggagctaggggaaACAGGGACACTagcctttttgttgttgttgtccatGCAGTGACAGTTAATTTTCCCTCTTAAGTTAAGTTAAGTCTCAGCACTTTCATTAAATAGTTTCTcactataaaacaaaataaaatctcaatGTGAAATACatggtttttttaaatgataaattcataataaatacatattctaGGTCtagttttgtgtaaatattccCATTTTTCCGTACCAGTGGATTTTTTCTTCAAAGGATTGGATGTGATGCTAAGTATGCTAAAGCTAACTCTAATCTCATGTACAAATAATCCACTAAATCATCTGTCTGCACGTGTTTTTGACTCACATTAAATTGGCCACCACAGCACAGCTGGAGGTGATGAGCATGATGTCGCCTTCGATGGTGTAATCGTCACTGACGACCCGATCCACAGCCAGGTAGACCAGAACTCCAGTCACCAGCCAGATGGTGATAATGGACAACAGCGCCCCCAGGATCTCTGCCAAGGTCACGAGAtggaaaagaaaacaagaaatCCATTTAATTGCTTTAATACAAAGATTTTATAGCATTTGTAATATTggttgaaaaataattaaatcagcAGTGGTTAAAACGTTGATCGAACGCACCTGGGTTGGAAAGACAAAGGACATTTTGGGTGAATTTCTAGGTGAATTTAAGCTCTGGAATTTGGGAAATAttccaaaatataaaaattacatGGGAATTACTTGTCGGAATAGCTAACTAATCGTACTATATGTTTAGCACGATTTAGGGAAGTTTACTAGCCATAAATGACAATGaatacagaaatgaaaaagggTAAATTTTAAGCCTCTACATATTTAAACCAAAGGGAAAATCTTGAGTCAGAACAGCCTCAGGCTAAAGCACATCACATGCCCTGATGCCACGACTTCTTATCTAACCTCATCTCAGATGAATGGCTAGAAACAATGTGTCTTCTTAAAAAAACATCTCACCAAAGAAACAGGAAAAGCATTTTCAATATCCAAATCAGGGACTTAAAAAGGTAGttaccagtgtttggaataatggcgtttaaaataacgttAGGTAACGGTGTTATTTTTTTCCGTAAGGGGGTAATCTCACTGATTATaacgccgttaacgttactgaacgctACATGCGGTGCGTtgcatgcattgattgaataaactgtcacccgaaagcacccctggcttcatacgcagccaTAGTGaagaggtgggttaaaaacaaggtgagcgactATGACTGggtaaggcggcgtcatgtttcatggtagccaatcagagccagtgtttttacacacacacacacacacacacaaccactacagacttgatgaagcagcagagatggcgagggTGGAGCAGTCCGacgaaaagttggcatttttaaggtggcgataaaaaggcaagaacgtgcatgtgaagtgtacattatatccaggagagaagactttgtcgacatccgttgtaagcaactcaaatttaatgaagcacctcacaacaacacacgcatctaaaaaaaaaaaaacggaattctttgacatatagcaacttttttttaacagtaacgcaaatacttactttccttggtaacgagttacttttattatggagtaattcaattactaactcagttactttttggaacaagtagtgagtaactataatgaattacttattttaaaggaacgttcccaacactggtagtTACACAATGGGATAAAACAGTTCATAACCAGAAGTTAATCTGTTAGTTTGTTGGAAGTTTGGAAATGAGCTTCAACTACATCACCTGGCAACACGAGCCCTGATAATATTTAGACATAAAGatgaaatgtatatttatagaCAAACAAAAGCTTCCTGGTAAAAGTTCTATCCACTTGATGGCTCAGTGGGATGGAGGTCAATAACATGtcatcacacacagacacacagaccaaattaaacattaaacatgaaaGAATCCCAGCGGTGTGAACAGTGAGTACCTGCACGGTGCCATCCAAAGCTCAGTTTGTGTGTGGCAGGTCTGGAGGAGAGCCACAGAGACACCAGGCTGATGATGAAGCTCATGAAATCCACCATGAGGTGAGCCGCGTCCGTCATCACCGCCAGACTGCCAGCAAGGTATCCACCTGTGGAGAGACACGCAactgttattactattatattaCAGAAACAGGATTCTGACCTGGAgacacattattaacattcaatGAAGCAATATCACTAATATTGCTTTTacacaacagttctacaagcacattttagttgttaacagtaataagtgagaataaattatgatttgtttgtttatttaatcatttggctCCACCAacaaaacaagttctgatgaaatAAGGCCGGGTCTGGGGAACGTCTTTGAGCATGAATCAATAATGCTACAGATGTCtcgcaaaataaatatatatatatatatatatattcatttctTGAGTTTTCTAAAGTAATTCACTTGACCTGTATTTTGTTCCTGTTTTGTAGCATAAAAACGTTAATTGTGAGCGGCAAAAGAAGTACCAATGTATGTTGTCTGAAAGTGTGCATTGTATTTTAATTAtctcacaaaatgaaaataaaaaaaatcttatacaaataaataatatattttagcatcatctaaaatatcagcatcagtcATTTTAAAGTTTCTCCCAATTTCCGTTTAATTCCAATACATAATTTGCAAGAAAATTAAAATTCCCGAGCTTACGTTACCATGGTAATTCCCTTTTCAACCCTATTTATTATATGGAAACCCACAAATGAAGGGCCAAAGAAGTATTCTGTTTATGATCTACACATCTATGGACTCACCGAGGATCTCTCCGATCATAAAAATCAGACAGATGACGGCGACCACGTACAACCTCCTCCTGGCAACCTTCTTTTCCATCTCCCGGTCCTCTTGTGCTCGGCTGTTGTCATGGCAATGCTTGACGAGGCCGACGCCATCTTTCTTTTCCGTCTTCTGGTTCGGGACGCtggaaaacaacacacacatcaTCTGTTGATTTATCTGGAACAATTACATTCTTAGAACTTTTCTAAGAATCTGggattttttatagaaatagaaaaaaaaaaaacagtttttgaatAATCAGGTATTCCAAAAATACAGTCAGATCATTTTCAtagataataaaacacacacggGAAATTCCCATCAAAGCAAACCTTCtgataaacaaatatttacattcaaATTGCATTTATTGCAAAAGAGTCATGCTTTTTGCCATAAGCAAATATTCGTTTTTTAATTTAGAATGACTAATAAATACATGACTAACTCTACAAGTCATCACAAATGTTTCCTGAATGGTGCTGCAGGCAATATTATTTAACTCTAAACCTTGTTACAGTAAGCGCAGGGCTAGCACAAAATTAGGCTACAAACATGTGGTAATCCTGAGTTAAGTTATTACTCAAGCAACACGCAACAAATGGAGTGAATGCACTGCTGAAtatctgtttttctgtctttcttttggcattttgtgtcattttaggAGTAATTCCGTGTCGTTTTGTGTTCCTTTAGTCTcgctctttcattttgtgtgtttctgtgtgttttttttgtgtattattgttgtcgttttatgtcattttgtgtgttcttctgctatttctttctattttccttttccttttgtcGTGTTTTTCCACCAGTTGACATTGTCGGCTCTAACGTCACTTGCacataattgttaaaaaaaacgagATAAGATTACCTTTAGAGCTACTGTGTGGAGATTTAGGCCAAATACATACAAAACGTAATCAAAAGTAATTGAAGTAACCATTAACGAAAATGTAATCAGTTTACCTGGAGCACAAAAACACTTTGTTCTTCAAATGTATTGAATTCATTAAAACAGAATGGCTTGGATACACATTTAAAACTTGTTGCAgatataaataattttatttttaaaggttatatagatcagtgtttctcaatctggggtacgcgatggcactacagggggtacttgagagtgaaattacaaaattaacaaacaaaagcattaaaaatatgtggttttatgatgtttattttgagtttaaaaatgataaacataataaaaatgatggGAATTATCTTGATtataacatgaactgaaaatatagtTACAGCTAcacaccaggagggagatgaccggaaataataataaattaaaaaaaactatagatataaatatttttggggaggcactaaatactgtttcattcaacttatttggaaaataataaacaataaaagtgtGTTATCAtccattcattccatcattatgctctaaagtttgagaaccactgaataTAAAtgatactagggctgggcgatatggaccgtggatatactttataaatctcaatagttttatttcaaatgaaacctgaccagaaagacaattctgggtgaAATTGTATGATCCAAAtgcaacacagacacatttattaacaaacagctgcacaacatgtgccactttagtctttttctcctctgagggacagcacgtgtgagtgagttcttgaATCTCGATCAATTGCCCAGCTCTAGATAGGCTGAATTAAGACTGGATGTGTTCTATAAATAATGGTTTGATTGACATGGTTTTATATTcgtcctttattattattagtttgcaTTGATACCAAATATCATATTTGGATTGACACATAACATTAATTTAGTACTGTATCTaataagatgaaaaaaatatttctatgcGTAATACATTCCTACAGATGATTCATCATGAATAAATCTTTGGTTGAGAACGGTAGAGAAAAGTTGAgatgatggaaaaaaataacattaacaatTAGAGATAACTtgcaaaacatgaataaaatttTGTCTGAAAATAGACTAAGTAGACGTCACGATTATATAATTTCAAATTTCATCAAACGAtgtgtgacatttttatttatgccctatttatttattttttgtctgttttgcgttatatatatatataaatataaatccagTGTACTTTTGATAACTGTCTGtgaaaatgactttttgtttgttaattattgcaataaaggattaaaaaaaaaagaaaaaagaaaaagaagatgcATCACGCAATGAACAAAATAACTTTCAAACTGGTGTTTATTATTTGACTTTTACTGTTTAAATTAAAAGCATTCCTTCATCCCAGCTTGTAGGATCTGACTCTACCTCAGTGCATTGACCTTGTGCACacctccctgtgtgtgtgtgtgtgtgtgtgtgtgtgtgtgtgtgtgtgtgtgtgtgtgtgtgtgtgtgtgtgtttctttccctTCATCCTCCATCAGGACTGACCTGATGACCTGAGTGCAGACTGAGTGCAGCTTTTGGATCGTGTGGAAAAGCAGCAGGTTTGGAATCAAAAGGAATgtgtgcaaaacaaaaaaaaaaaaaaaaaaaaaaaaaaaaaaaaaaggctttgaaGAAAGAGATTCTAACCATTTCTCTTTCATTATAATAttcaacacaaataaaataaactgttttcCTAAGTTTGTCAGACAGTTTACAAGCCTAAGTCTAAATATTgggtaagtaaaaaaaaacaataaaaaacagtatGTGTGATGGGAATtaggatggatgaatggatggatgaatggatggatgaatggatgaatggatggatgaatggatggatgaatgctTACCTTCCTGTCATGCTGTAAATGTTCCTCGTGTCAGTGAGCAGGTGAATCTTCTCAGGCTCCTTTTTTCTAAACATTGTTGATGTTTCCACGCCCcctccccaaaaaaaaagtttaaaacttgctcAAAAGCAAAtactatttaaaacaaacactgaaaaacatttattcagaTGAATGTGCTGTTATGCAGAGGGAATCCTGTAGTGAAGTCCCGCTGGCGCAAACTGCTTTAATATGAGCCGCAGACATGTGACTCTATGTTTGCAccgtgtgcaaaaaaaaaaaaacacacacacacacacacacacacacaaggaggaTTCATCCGTCACACACTAATAAATACTTGATTGCATTGGAAGTGAGTGACTAATAATGACACTAAATAAACGTCACGGCCGCAGATTTACGTAGAACAGGTTGGAAGAAGCTGTTGTTGTGTTAGACCCGCCCATCTCTTTAAAACAGCCGGCACGGGCTGGCTGTGAAATCGAAGTAACCGTGCCGTGCGCGGAGCCCTCGTGTGTCATCACATGTccgtttgttttaaaaaagcctTTAATCAGAGAATTGAGTGGAAACAGAAGGCTTCATCAATGCttctgtgttgccaggttggacaGATTCGATCCGATTTGGGAAtcaagaagagaagaagaaagatcTAGTCTGGTTTGGCATGGAgctagatttgtgtctttattatttaataattaaaaaaaaaaaaaaaaagcgttcaaatgcaattatttgggtctgaaatatttatttatttttgcttttgaacatttttttttctttgattgaaaatatttctttttgatggaggtaaactttttttaattgaaaagattttttttaaaattgaataataaagacacaaatctacctccatagttTGGGATATTTGTGGTGCATTCAAATCTGATCTCTCAATTTATTGGAAATGagttttttgactaaaatatgtattattttttattttatttttcgttTAATTATTGATTGTTAATgttatgtattgttttgattGTGATTGTACGTGAGCTTATTGCATTTACTGAAGAAAAACTTTCGGGTTTCCTGAGTTGATGAGataaaactaagtaaataaacaaataatggcCCCGTTTTTCTAGGAAAAAGTGTTCTgtttttctgagttgatgagattaaaataagtaaataaaataaaattggccctatttttttgtttttattgggaatatttttctgagttgatgagaTCCCTTTTTTTATATAAGAAACTTATGGTGATATACTACCTAGAAAATACAGCTCTAGCCTTATttcatttatctatttaaaaaaaaactcatttttgttgGCCAATCAACCTGCTTTGATATTACAATGCAATCTTTGtgagatttgtgtgtgtgtgtgtgtgtatgtgccataactacatacagtatttgcGTGTTTCTTTTTGATTTCATAGTATAGTATAATTCTATGTataaatgcaaaaagaaaacaaagaagaagtttcaatttcatcatatttaatatggtcctgatattttatttatttatttttttctacatgGTTTGACGTTCCACAACTAATTTACCACAAGATGGcgacaaaatcaaataaaggcAGAACCAGGACTAAGTGTTTAATTTCCAATAatagaataatatatatatatttacaaccTGTCAAACTCTAGTCGTACTAAAAATGAACATAATACGTTTGAACGCTACTGTGTTTTTCGGCAATAGTTTTCATTCTGACTTGTGAATGAAAACTCTCAACACTGGTCATTTACAATGAAGAATGAAGCgaaagtgtaaaataaataaataaataaaataaaaatatttcagcGGCCACTCAAAAGACACATTCCTAATAACTGTAGACATTTTGACAGCAGATATAGATcaaattttatattgttttttttaaattttaaaccaGACTTAATCTTACAAACTCAACAGATAGACAACCAGAGTCCTGAGCCCAATCCTGGGAAAGAAATcccaaatatttttgtttgcttAGATGTAAAACACATGAATGCCTAACGATctcacaataaatatcacaaaacgTAAACGTTTGATGTGAGAAAGATCACAGATcgacatatttaatgttttgaaattaatttcTTTAGCCTTTGTTTGGAGTGGTCGCTCAACACACAAATATCTCATCCaggtatttattcatattattattattattatttattcacatatttacatacaaaaattacagcaaaatttaaaaaaaatgacaactaaaatgaataaaatgactccagaaacacacaaaattgcaataaaatatccaaataaaaacatcaatattaaacaaaatgaccccagaaatatacaaaattgtgATAACACATACaaaagaataagaaaaatatataaaaaatgacatgaaaaaaaaaaacacaaataattactacaaaaatatgGAGAAAGGAacaggaaatatacaaaatgaaaacagaatttcacaacatttttcataacacacaaaaaaatagcaaaaatttcacagaatgacttcaaaaacaca from Gouania willdenowi chromosome 11, fGouWil2.1, whole genome shotgun sequence carries:
- the slc30a8 gene encoding zinc transporter 2, whose product is MFRKKEPEKIHLLTDTRNIYSMTGSVPNQKTEKKDGVGLVKHCHDNSRAQEDREMEKKVARRRLYVVAVICLIFMIGEILGGYLAGSLAVMTDAAHLMVDFMSFIISLVSLWLSSRPATHKLSFGWHRAEILGALLSIITIWLVTGVLVYLAVDRVVSDDYTIEGDIMLITSSCAVVANLIMAFTLHQSGHGHSHGGLSSHGHSHGPKNEKIHVPISDHSNEEYADMEQNHTNHKGRSAQANASVRAAFVHVVGDLLQSFSVLVSAIIIFFKPEYKIADPICTFLFSLLVLCTTFTIMRDILVVLMEGTPAGVNYNVVREQLLSVKGVTAVHNLHIWALTMNQAVLTAHVAIDDSVDAQTVLREMTQACFSNFNFHSVTIQMERQADLRPDCTLCVDPK